TTGGAGAAGCAATATGAACCGATACTCCGTGGGAAGAAAGGTTATCGCTACCATCTAGTGGACTATCTGCTGCGAGATCTGGGTGAGGTTACCGACAAGCCTGCTGTGCGACCGGTCCCCGGTCAGGACCTCCAGCTGACGCTGGACATTGATATGCAAGCTCTTTGTGAGATGATTATGGAGGGCTACCGTGGCGCACTAATCGCTATGGAACCTCATACCGGAGAGTTGTTCGCCTACGTGAGTGCTCCCGATTACGTACTGGCTCCTTTCACTGGCCCGGTGCCGGTGCCTCTATGGGAGCAGTGGCGGGATCACCCGGACAAAATCCTGCTCGATCGGGTGATCAATGGTCTGTACCCTCCGGGATCGGTTTTCAAGCTGGTGGCGGTGGCCGCCGCCCTCGCCGGAGGTGAGGTCGACCCGCAGGCGACGGTAGAGTGCAAGGGTGCCTACCGGTTCGGTAATCGTGTTTTCCATTGCAATATCTGGCCCGGTCATGGCCATGTTAATCTGGAGGATGCGGTACGGCTATCCTGCAATATCTACTTTTACAAACTCATTCAATGGATCGGTTTTGAGGCCTGGACGGAAATGGCCCGGGAATTCGGCTTTGGCAGCCCGACCGGTTTAGAGCCGTCCCAGGAGTCTGTGGGGCTGGTGCCTACGCCGCAATATATGGATCAGAAGTACGCTGATGAAGGGTGGACTTCCGGCCACCTCCTGAACCTGGTCCTGGGCCAGGGTGATATCCTGGTGACGCCCCTTCAGATTGCCCGCATGACCGCGGCCATTGCTAACGGTGGGCGGTTGGTGGTGCCGACCCTGGTGATTTCACCACATCAGAAGGAATCCAGAGAACCGGTCATTGATTTACCGGCCTGGATCTGGAGAGACATCCAGCAGGGCATGTATCTGGTGGTCAATGGGGAAAAGGGCACGGGCTTTCGAGCTCGAGTTGGGGGCGGTGCCATCTACGGTAAAACCGGCACGGCCCAGAATCCCCACGGTGAGGGTCATTCGTGGTTTACCGGGTTTGCCAGGACCAGA
The window above is part of the Candidatus Neomarinimicrobiota bacterium genome. Proteins encoded here:
- a CDS encoding penicillin-binding transpeptidase domain-containing protein → LSELDGLGSYLDLSSEEIYNIVQEADVPYRRFQPVILCDDVSFAQRSYIEEHRLEYPGIFFMDRAIRHYPSRSRATHVIGYLRSISMDDYEQYRREGYQLGDIVGAAGLEKQYEPILRGKKGYRYHLVDYLLRDLGEVTDKPAVRPVPGQDLQLTLDIDMQALCEMIMEGYRGALIAMEPHTGELFAYVSAPDYVLAPFTGPVPVPLWEQWRDHPDKILLDRVINGLYPPGSVFKLVAVAAALAGGEVDPQATVECKGAYRFGNRVFHCNIWPGHGHVNLEDAVRLSCNIYFYKLIQWIGFEAWTEMAREFGFGSPTGLEPSQESVGLVPTPQYMDQKYADEGWTSGHLLNLVLGQGDILVTPLQIARMTAAIANGGRLVVPTLVISPHQKESREPVIDLPAWIWRDIQQGMYLVVNGEKGTGFRARVGGGAIYGKTGTAQNPHGEGHSWFTGFARTRSNRELVVTLLVEQGGLGSRTAAPMAAEIFRYFIARYSDGREELAQVP